Proteins found in one Zea mays cultivar B73 chromosome 1, Zm-B73-REFERENCE-NAM-5.0, whole genome shotgun sequence genomic segment:
- the LOC103643245 gene encoding conserved oligomeric Golgi complex subunit 3, with protein sequence MATPPPAATASALPKSGAVSKGYNFASTWEQSAPLTEQQKAAIAALSHAVAERPFPPNLEKSSGKDEGLAVPEKESALEEAGAIDAVLVNTHQFYKWFSELESAMKSETEEKYRLYENTLQERVNTCDVILKQVDDTLSLFEELQSLHSSVATKTKTLHDACDQLLVEKQRLIEFAEALRSRLNYFDELENVSSSFYSQNMNIGNEQFLPLLKRLDDCISYVENNPQYAESAVYLVKFRQLQSRALGMIRSHVLSILKGASSQVQAAIRSSDSGKNIVTEGVEASLIYVRFKAAASELKPILGEIESRSSRKEYAQILSECHSLFCEQRLYLVRGMVQQRILEFARKEALPSLTRSGCAYLMEACQFEHQLFAHFFPASAADVSSMAPLMDPLCTYLYDTLRPRLIYEGNIDSLCELVDILKVEVLGEQLSRRGESVAGLRPILQRILADVHERLAFCARTHIREEIANFRPSVEDLDYPGKLERPVDMSSSATVGDNSDIYITWYRPLEKTVSCLSKLYRCLEPSVFTGLAQEAVEVCSTSLQNASRVISKKATPMDGQLFLIKHLLILREQIAPFDIEFSVTHKELDFSHLLDHLRRILRGQVSLFDWSRSTSLARTFSPRVLENQIDARKELEKSLKATCEEFIMSITKLVVDPMLSFVTKVTAVKVALSSGSQGQKLDSVLAKPLKTQAFASPDKVAELVQKVAAAIQQDLPKVMTKMRLYLQNPSTRMILFKPIKTNIVEAHIQLHSLLKSEYSSEEMQSIGMLPIPDLQSQLDSLL encoded by the exons ATGGCGACGCCGCCGCCGGCGGCGACGGCGTCCGCGCTTCCCAAGTCTGGGGCGGTATCCAAGGGCTACAACTTTGCATCCACTTGGGAACAG AGCGCGCCGCTCACGGAGCAGCAGAAGGCCGCGATCGCCGCGCTCTCCCACGCCGTGGCGGAGCGGCCATTCCCGCCCAACCTG GAAAAAAGTTCAGGGAAGGATGAAGGCTTGGCTGTTCCCGAGAAAGAATCTGCTTTGGAGGAGGCCGGTGCAATAGATGCAGTCTTGGTGAATACACATCAG TTCTACAAGTGGTTTTCAGAACTGGAGTCAGCTATGAAATCTGAG ACTGAGGAAAAATATCGACTTTATGAGAATACATTACAGGAGCGTGTCAACACATGTGACGTAATCCTTAAGCAG GTTGATGATACATTGAGCTTATTTGAAGAACTGCAGTCTTTGCACTCAAGCGTTGCCACGAAGACAAAAACTTTGCATGATGCTTGCGACCAACTT TTGGTTGAGAAACAAAGGCTGATCGAGTTTGCAGAGGCACTTCGAAGCAGGCTCAATTACTTTGATGAATTAGAAAAT GTATCAAGCAGCTTTTACTCTCAAAATATGAACATTGGAAATGAACAGTTTCTTCCACTGTTGAAGCGCCTTGATGATTGTATCTC GTATGTTGAAAACAACCCGCAATATGCTGAATCTGCTGTTTATTTGGTCAAATTTCGCCAACTTCAA TCTCGTGCACTGGGTATGATTCGCTCACATGTGTTGTCAATACTTAAAGGTGCTTCATCCCAG GTTCAAGCTGCAATTCGAAGCAGCGATTCTGGCAAAAACATTGTCACAGAGGGTGTGGAGGCATCTCTTATCTATGTTCGCTTCAAGGCGGCTGCTAGCGAG CTAAAACCAATATTAGGTGAAATTGAAAGTAGATCTTCTAGGAAGGAGTACGCACAGATTCTTTCTGAGTGTCACAGTTTGTTCTGTGAGCAGCGGCTGTACTTG GTACGAGGCATGGTGCAGCAACGAATCTTGGAGTTTGCAAGAAAAGAGGCCTTGCCTTCTTTGACAAGGTCTGGCTGTGCCTATCTGATGGAG GCATGCCAGTTTGAGCACCAGCTTTTTGCCCACTTCTTCCCAGCATCTGCTGCTGATGTTTCTAGTATGGCTCCTTTAATGGACCCTCT GTGCACCTACTTGTATGATACTCTGAGGCCTAGACTGATATATGAAGGAAACATTGATTCTCTTTGCGAACTTGTTGATATTCTGAAAGTTGAAGTGCTGGGGGAACAACTAAGCAGACGCGGTGAATCAGTAGCCGGTCTCCGTCCAATATTGCAAAGGATACTTGCAGATGTTCATGAGCGGCTAGCATTTTGTGCTCGGACTCATATCCGTGAAGAG ATTGCAAATTTCCGTCCTTCTGTCGAAGATCTAGATTATCCTGGGAAACTTGAACGACCTGTGGATATGTCTTCAAGTGCTACT GTTGGTGACAACTCAGACATATATATAACATGGTACAGACCATTGGAGAAAACAGTTTCATGCCTTTCAAAGCTATATCGCTGCTTAGAGCCTTCTGTCTTCACTGGATTAGCCCAG GAAGCTGTAGAAGTTTGCTCAACATCTCTTCAG AATGCAAGCAGGGTTATCTCAAAGAAAGCAACCCCAATGGATGGTCAGCTTTTTCTGATTAAGCACCTCCTCATTCTACGAGAACAG ATTGCTCCATTTGATATTGAGTTCTCTGTCACACATAAGGAGTTGGATTTCTCCCATTTATTG GATCACCTAAGAAGGATTCTCAGGGGTCAGGTCTCATTATTTGATTGGTCCAGGTCAACATCACTAGCTAGGACCTTTTCTCCTCGTGTTTTGGAGAACCAAATTGATGCCAGAAAA GAGTTGGAGAAAAGCCTTAAAGCTACCTGTGAAGAGTTTATAATGTCCATAACTAAATTAGTAGTTGACCCAATGCTTTCTTTTGTTACTAAG GTAACTGCCGTCAAAGTTGCATTGTCCTCTGGTAGCCAGGGTCAGAAATTAGATTCAGTTCTAGCAAAACCTTTGAAGACTCAAGCTTTTGCTTCTCCTGATAAAGTTGCTGAGCTAGTTCAGAAG GTTGCCGCTGCCATTCAACAAGATTTGCCCAAAGTAATGACCAAGATGAGGTTGTATTTGCAAAATCCATCTACTCGGATGATCTTATTCAAACCTATCAA